The proteins below are encoded in one region of Corallococcus silvisoli:
- a CDS encoding ferritin family protein, producing MAPELFEIDLTDGPALTLHERASGNVAERYPWASLEPSRYPPLLVERARHSWTLRALNEFGSATVMGQLVQVMGEARVPLDLWSLAARFPAEEVHHVELCARMAMALGGGARLAYDPASFAVAFDPSLTFLQRASELLVRVCCVGETLSFALLSGCLRATSHPLTRAVLTTLVQEEALHGRLGFLYLEWIAPELGAAEKERLGRVAREALDAQAPLWERLRSTTKDGVTREGFLLEHVTDLGWMESQDYIAVSRETAETQVRAPLLRHGIRVP from the coding sequence ATGGCTCCCGAACTCTTTGAAATCGACCTGACGGACGGCCCCGCGCTGACGCTGCACGAGCGGGCCTCGGGGAACGTCGCCGAGCGCTATCCCTGGGCGTCGCTGGAGCCGTCCCGCTATCCGCCGCTGCTGGTGGAGCGGGCCCGGCACTCGTGGACGCTGCGCGCGCTCAACGAGTTCGGGAGCGCCACGGTGATGGGGCAGCTGGTGCAGGTGATGGGCGAGGCGCGTGTCCCGCTGGACCTCTGGAGCCTGGCGGCGCGCTTCCCCGCGGAGGAGGTCCACCACGTGGAGCTGTGCGCGCGGATGGCCATGGCCCTGGGGGGCGGCGCCCGACTTGCCTATGACCCGGCGAGCTTCGCCGTGGCGTTCGACCCTTCGCTCACCTTCCTCCAGCGCGCCAGCGAGCTCCTCGTGCGGGTGTGCTGCGTGGGGGAGACGCTCTCCTTCGCGCTCTTGTCGGGCTGCCTGCGCGCGACGTCGCATCCGCTGACGCGCGCCGTACTCACGACGCTCGTCCAGGAAGAGGCCCTGCATGGCCGGCTCGGGTTCCTGTACCTGGAGTGGATTGCCCCGGAGCTGGGGGCCGCGGAGAAGGAGCGGCTGGGGCGCGTGGCGCGCGAGGCGCTGGACGCCCAGGCGCCGCTCTGGGAGCGGCTTCGCAGCACCACGAAGGACGGCGTCACCCGCGAGGGGTTCCTGCTGGAGCACGTGACGGACCTGGGCTGGATGGAGTCCCAGGACTACATCGCGGTGAGCCGCGAGACGGCGGAGACGCAGGTGCGGGCGCCGCTCCTGCGCCACGGCATCCGCGTGCCCTGA
- a CDS encoding PPC domain-containing protein: protein MKRLAWKAFAAAWLTWALAGCGEELESSADLAVEAPVEGAAEAAPVTEKGPPPEERLQALAAGCTGLIPLTSNVAVTNISANTGEWSCTYTLSVNSAASTLSFVTTSGSGDADLYVRYGAEPTTGTYDCKSDKSSNAESCAITNAQVGTYYVKLYGYAAFTGLSLTATYTPSGSSGCTSTTTLTNGVPASGLGTAAASWSCIYLLYVPTGATRVDFVTSGGTGDGDLYVRRGSSPNETTYDCKSSGSTNSETCTLNVTESGVYYARMYGYGAFSGASLTGTYTLSGGYPGCTTTSPLTNNSPTSGVSAPPGTFSCDYTLNVPAGATRLTVDTYGGSGGTAHLYVKRGSAPTMTSYDCAGTLGGTHNSQSCTLNAPAAGTWHVKLYNAAPSLTLSGAFLRATYVSSGGGTGVLVNNQTVSGLSGLKDSYRYWTLTVPAGQTALDVTTLGGTGDADLYIRRDAAPEDFVYDCRSMAAGNTESCHLGYPAAGVYHVMLKGYTDYSGVQLKASYAP from the coding sequence TTGAAGCGTCTGGCATGGAAGGCCTTCGCCGCTGCATGGCTGACATGGGCCCTGGCGGGATGTGGCGAGGAGCTGGAGTCGTCCGCGGACCTGGCTGTCGAAGCGCCGGTGGAAGGGGCCGCCGAAGCGGCCCCCGTGACGGAGAAGGGCCCGCCTCCAGAGGAGCGGCTCCAGGCCCTGGCCGCCGGCTGCACGGGGCTGATCCCGCTCACCAGCAACGTGGCGGTGACCAACATCAGCGCGAACACCGGCGAGTGGTCCTGCACGTACACCCTGAGCGTCAACTCCGCGGCCAGCACGCTCAGCTTCGTCACCACCTCCGGCTCGGGGGACGCGGACCTCTATGTGCGGTACGGCGCGGAGCCGACGACGGGGACGTATGACTGCAAGTCCGACAAGAGCAGCAACGCGGAGAGCTGCGCCATCACCAACGCGCAGGTGGGCACGTACTACGTGAAGCTCTACGGCTACGCGGCCTTCACCGGCCTGAGCCTGACGGCGACCTATACGCCGAGCGGCAGCTCCGGCTGCACCAGCACGACGACGCTGACCAACGGCGTCCCGGCCTCCGGCCTGGGCACGGCGGCGGCGAGCTGGTCCTGCATCTACCTGCTCTATGTCCCCACGGGGGCGACCCGCGTGGACTTCGTCACCAGCGGGGGCACGGGCGACGGCGACCTGTACGTGCGCCGGGGCTCCTCCCCCAACGAGACGACGTATGACTGCAAGTCCTCCGGCTCCACCAACTCGGAGACGTGCACGCTCAACGTGACGGAGTCCGGCGTCTACTACGCGCGGATGTATGGCTATGGCGCGTTCTCCGGCGCGAGCCTCACGGGCACGTACACCCTGTCCGGCGGCTACCCGGGCTGCACCACGACCAGCCCGCTCACCAACAACTCCCCCACGTCCGGCGTGAGCGCGCCGCCTGGCACCTTCTCCTGTGACTACACGCTCAACGTGCCGGCGGGGGCCACCCGCCTCACCGTCGACACCTACGGCGGCTCCGGAGGCACCGCGCACCTCTACGTGAAGCGCGGCAGCGCGCCCACGATGACGTCCTATGACTGCGCCGGCACGCTGGGTGGCACCCACAACAGCCAGTCGTGCACCCTCAACGCGCCCGCGGCGGGCACCTGGCACGTGAAGCTCTACAACGCGGCCCCCTCCCTGACGCTCTCCGGAGCGTTCCTGCGCGCGACCTATGTGAGCAGTGGGGGTGGCACCGGCGTGCTGGTGAACAACCAGACGGTGTCCGGCCTGTCGGGCCTGAAGGACTCCTACCGCTACTGGACCCTCACCGTCCCGGCCGGGCAGACCGCCCTGGACGTGACGACCCTGGGCGGCACCGGCGACGCGGACCTCTACATCCGCCGGGACGCCGCGCCGGAGGACTTTGTCTACGACTGCCGCTCCATGGCCGCTGGGAACACGGAGTCGTGCCACCTGGGGTACCCGGCGGCCGGCGTCTACCACGTGATGCTCAAGGGCTACACGGACTACAGCGGCGTGCAGTTGAAGGCCTCGTACGCGCCGTGA
- the sthA gene encoding Si-specific NAD(P)(+) transhydrogenase: MSARRFDVVVLGSGPGGEGASMKAVKSGRRVCSVEQSPLVGGACTHTATIPSKALRHAIQRLMDVQQDHPELRADLARHTTLKDMMRAATTVVSKQVQLRSTFYERNRVELVVGRARFRDAHTVEVTEPRGSVELLSADAFVVATGSRPYHPASVDFRHPRIFDSDTILRLRESPLSMIIYGAGVIGCEYASMFRMLGVKVDLVNTRDRLLSFLDDEISDALSYHLREQGVLIRHQEEMTQVEAHDDSVVLHLKSGKRLKADVFLWANGRSGNSQDLGLEALGIAVDSRGCIQVNDGYQTSVPHIYAVGDVVGAPSLASASYDQGRFAATHIVEGRLEHKLVKDIPTGIYTSPEISSLGRTERELTLAGVPYEVGHAFFKSLARAQITGRTVGMLKLLFHRETREILGIHCFGDNASEIIHIGQAIMAQDWPGNSIDYFINTTFNYPTMAEAYRVAALNGLNRLF; encoded by the coding sequence ATGAGTGCTCGGCGGTTCGACGTGGTGGTCCTCGGCTCGGGTCCGGGGGGTGAAGGGGCTTCGATGAAGGCGGTGAAGTCCGGCCGCCGGGTGTGCTCCGTGGAACAGAGCCCCCTCGTGGGCGGCGCCTGCACGCACACCGCCACCATCCCCTCCAAGGCGCTGCGCCACGCCATCCAGCGGCTGATGGACGTGCAGCAGGACCACCCGGAGCTGAGGGCGGACCTGGCCCGCCACACCACGCTCAAGGACATGATGCGGGCCGCGACCACGGTGGTGTCTAAGCAGGTGCAGCTGCGCAGCACCTTCTACGAGCGCAACCGCGTGGAGCTGGTGGTGGGCCGGGCGCGCTTCCGGGACGCGCACACCGTGGAGGTCACGGAGCCGCGCGGCTCCGTGGAGCTGCTCTCCGCGGACGCGTTCGTGGTGGCCACCGGCTCACGGCCCTACCACCCGGCGAGCGTGGACTTCCGCCACCCGCGCATCTTCGACTCGGACACCATCCTGCGGCTGCGCGAGTCCCCGCTGTCGATGATCATCTACGGCGCGGGCGTCATCGGCTGTGAGTACGCCTCCATGTTCCGGATGCTCGGCGTGAAGGTGGACCTGGTGAACACGCGGGACCGGCTGCTGTCCTTCCTGGACGACGAAATCTCCGACGCGCTCTCCTACCACCTGCGCGAGCAGGGCGTGCTCATCCGCCACCAGGAGGAGATGACCCAGGTGGAGGCGCACGACGACAGCGTGGTGCTCCACCTGAAGAGCGGCAAGCGGCTGAAGGCGGACGTCTTCCTCTGGGCCAACGGCCGCTCCGGCAACAGCCAGGACCTGGGCCTGGAGGCGCTGGGCATCGCGGTGGACTCGCGCGGGTGCATCCAGGTCAACGACGGCTACCAGACGTCCGTCCCGCACATCTACGCGGTGGGGGACGTGGTGGGCGCGCCCTCCCTGGCCAGCGCCTCCTATGACCAGGGCCGCTTCGCCGCCACGCACATCGTGGAGGGGCGGCTGGAGCACAAGCTGGTCAAGGACATCCCCACGGGCATCTACACCAGCCCGGAGATCAGCAGCCTGGGCCGCACCGAGCGCGAGCTCACCCTGGCGGGCGTCCCCTATGAAGTCGGCCACGCCTTCTTCAAGAGCCTGGCGCGCGCGCAGATCACCGGCCGCACCGTGGGCATGCTGAAGCTGCTCTTCCACCGGGAGACGCGGGAGATCCTCGGCATCCACTGCTTCGGGGACAACGCCTCGGAGATCATCCACATCGGGCAGGCCATCATGGCGCAGGACTGGCCGGGCAACAGCATCGACTACTTCATCAACACCACGTTCAACTACCCCACCATGGCGGAGGCGTACCGCGTGGCGGCGCTCAACGGCCTCAACCGGCTGTTCTGA
- the ahcY gene encoding adenosylhomocysteinase, with protein sequence MTAVTQKQNHDYAIADLKLASWGRKEIRIAESEMPALMAIRDEYAKQQPLKGARVTGSLHMTIQTAVLVETLQALGAQVRWASCNIFSTQDHAAAALVEAGTPVFAHKGESLKEYWDFTHRIFEFGPAGSDHEGPNMILDDGGDATLLMHLGKRAEKDLSVIANPQSEEERELYASIKAKLAEDATWYSRKSAKILGVTEETTTGVHRLQEMSVKGTLLFRAINVNDSVTKSKFDNLYGCRESLVDGIKRATDVMVAGKIAVVAGYGDVGKGSAQALRALSAQVWVTEIDPICALQAAMEGYRVVTMDYAADKADIFVTATGNKSVITHEHMAKMKDQAIVCNIGHFDNEIEVASLEKYQWEEIKPQVDHVIFPDNKRIILLAKGRLVNLGCGTGHPSYVMSSSFANQTIAQIELYSHSDKYQVGKVYVLPKHLDEKVARLQLKKLNAQLTELTPEQASYIGVQKSGPYKQDTYRY encoded by the coding sequence ATGACCGCGGTTACCCAGAAGCAGAATCACGACTACGCCATCGCCGACCTCAAGCTCGCCAGCTGGGGCCGCAAGGAGATCCGCATCGCGGAGAGCGAGATGCCGGCGCTCATGGCCATCCGCGACGAGTACGCGAAGCAGCAGCCGCTCAAGGGCGCTCGCGTCACGGGTTCGTTGCACATGACCATCCAGACCGCGGTGCTGGTGGAGACGCTCCAGGCGCTGGGCGCCCAGGTGCGCTGGGCGTCCTGCAACATCTTCTCCACCCAGGACCACGCGGCCGCCGCGCTGGTGGAGGCCGGCACGCCGGTGTTCGCGCACAAGGGCGAGTCCCTGAAGGAGTACTGGGACTTCACCCACCGCATCTTCGAGTTCGGCCCCGCCGGCAGCGACCACGAGGGTCCGAACATGATCCTCGACGACGGTGGTGACGCCACGCTGCTCATGCACCTGGGCAAGCGCGCGGAGAAGGACCTGTCCGTCATCGCCAACCCCCAGAGCGAGGAGGAGCGTGAGCTGTACGCCTCCATCAAGGCGAAGCTCGCCGAGGACGCGACCTGGTACTCGCGCAAGAGCGCGAAGATCCTCGGCGTCACCGAGGAGACCACCACGGGCGTGCACCGCCTCCAGGAGATGTCCGTCAAGGGCACGCTCCTGTTCCGCGCCATCAACGTCAACGACAGCGTGACGAAGAGCAAGTTCGACAACCTGTACGGCTGCCGCGAGTCCCTGGTGGACGGCATCAAGCGCGCCACGGACGTGATGGTGGCCGGGAAGATCGCCGTCGTCGCGGGCTATGGCGACGTGGGCAAGGGCTCCGCGCAGGCCCTGCGCGCGCTGTCCGCCCAGGTGTGGGTGACGGAGATCGACCCCATCTGCGCGCTCCAGGCCGCGATGGAGGGCTACCGCGTCGTGACCATGGACTACGCGGCGGACAAGGCGGACATCTTCGTCACCGCCACGGGTAACAAGAGCGTCATCACCCACGAGCACATGGCCAAGATGAAGGACCAGGCCATCGTCTGCAACATCGGCCACTTCGACAATGAGATCGAGGTCGCCTCCCTGGAGAAGTACCAGTGGGAGGAGATCAAGCCCCAGGTCGACCACGTCATCTTCCCGGACAACAAGCGCATCATCCTGCTGGCGAAGGGCCGCCTGGTGAACCTGGGCTGCGGCACCGGCCACCCCAGCTACGTGATGTCCAGCTCGTTCGCGAACCAGACCATCGCGCAGATCGAGCTGTACTCGCACAGCGACAAGTACCAGGTGGGCAAGGTGTACGTGCTGCCCAAGCACCTGGACGAGAAGGTCGCCCGGCTCCAGCTGAAGAAGCTCAACGCGCAGCTCACGGAGCTCACCCCGGAGCAGGCCAGCTACATCGGCGTGCAGAAGAGCGGCCCGTACAAGCAGGACACCTACCGCTACTAG
- a CDS encoding DUF1036 domain-containing protein — protein MSIQKFAAALALALGLGTAGPAHAWMQYCNGTSVTIYTTYEWYSPSCASEDGSLWQKKGWWSLNPGECKIVYGSSLPNRYSYYYAEGGGKVWAGAYSTCTPSTAFEWCDNTCSTASRSLGYRQLDTGSSSNYTLTFNP, from the coding sequence ATGTCGATTCAAAAGTTCGCGGCGGCACTGGCGTTGGCATTGGGACTGGGGACGGCGGGACCGGCCCATGCCTGGATGCAATACTGCAATGGAACCAGCGTCACGATCTACACCACGTATGAGTGGTACTCGCCCTCCTGCGCCTCGGAGGACGGCAGCCTCTGGCAGAAGAAGGGCTGGTGGAGCCTGAACCCAGGCGAATGCAAGATTGTCTATGGCTCCTCCCTGCCGAACCGCTACTCGTATTACTACGCGGAGGGCGGCGGGAAGGTCTGGGCCGGCGCGTACTCCACGTGCACGCCGTCCACCGCCTTCGAGTGGTGCGACAACACCTGCAGCACCGCCTCGCGCTCCCTGGGCTACCGGCAGCTCGATACGGGCTCCTCGTCCAACTACACGCTGACGTTCAACCCCTGA
- a CDS encoding cation-translocating P-type ATPase, with amino-acid sequence MRETPRSRKQAGLRAPGDRSVSWHALPPEAVLAQLTSTASGLTEAAARERLARHGPNVLERERPESAWRLLWRQVNSPLIWVLIASAGLAILLGKVTDGLVVAAVVVLNTVIGFVQEYRAGRAIAALNHMVPESTLVLRDGHPVTRPAAELVPGDVVQLASGDRVPADLRLLHSRNLQVEEAALTGESVPSSKHVAAVAGDAELGDRASLAFGGTLVTSGTTTAVVVATGRDTELGRISHLMEQAADLSTPLTRELSRLGRVITAGIVLMSGVLLGVGMLRGYPFSDAVLVAITLAVAAIPEGLPAIVTIALAIGVQRMAARRAVIRKLPAVETLGSTTVICTDKTGTLTRNEMTVQALWTWKGHYALTGVGHTPRGQVLRHGRPLSPVPEDVYALLLAGVLCNEADLQPREGRWGMTGDPTEGALLFAAKKGGLGVTDLRERHPRLDAIPFESEHQFMATLNAGGPEHRELFLKGAPEAVLRRCGPQTDRDAVLEQVDRMARQGLRVLAFARKDAPHSEALAPHDAEEGFTLLGLQGMIDPPREEAVASVEACHAAGIHVKMMTGDHLGTAEAIGLQLGIHSPEHPGLTGARLAALSDAELGRAVRDTNVFARLAPEHKLRLVRALQAQGDVVAMTGDGVNDAPALKQANIGVAMGITGTAVSREAADLVLTDDNFATIVAAVEEGRRVYDNLVKSLAFVLPTNLGLALILMLGVTFFPLQGAGGVHEPLLAMRPTQLLWINLVATVTLALPLAFEARERHVMRRPPRAPDTPVLSHFVVMRTGLVALLMAAGAIGLFLWELQRQGGRAAAANALALAEARTMAVNTVVSFQIFYLWLCRTLTGSTREVGFSSNRAVFVGIALLVLLQAAFMYVPFLQRIFGSAPLSWGAIGRSVLVGAAVLPIVGLEKWLRSRRRPAPTPRSSRSTA; translated from the coding sequence ATGCGGGAGACGCCACGCTCCAGGAAGCAGGCCGGCCTCCGGGCCCCCGGGGACCGCTCCGTCTCCTGGCACGCCCTGCCCCCCGAGGCGGTGCTGGCACAGCTGACCAGCACCGCCTCGGGACTGACGGAGGCGGCGGCCCGGGAGCGGCTCGCGCGTCACGGGCCCAACGTGCTGGAGCGCGAGCGCCCCGAGAGCGCGTGGAGGCTCCTGTGGCGGCAGGTGAACAGCCCCCTCATCTGGGTGCTCATCGCCTCCGCGGGGCTGGCCATCCTCCTGGGCAAGGTGACGGACGGGCTGGTGGTGGCCGCCGTGGTGGTGCTCAACACCGTCATCGGCTTCGTGCAGGAGTACCGGGCGGGCCGGGCCATCGCGGCGCTGAACCACATGGTGCCGGAGAGCACCCTGGTGCTGCGCGACGGCCACCCGGTGACCCGGCCCGCGGCGGAGCTGGTCCCCGGGGACGTCGTGCAGCTCGCGTCCGGGGACCGCGTCCCCGCGGACCTGCGCCTGCTGCACTCCCGCAACCTCCAGGTGGAGGAGGCCGCGCTCACCGGCGAGTCCGTCCCCTCCAGCAAGCACGTCGCGGCCGTCGCCGGGGACGCGGAGCTGGGGGACCGGGCGAGCCTGGCCTTCGGGGGCACGCTGGTGACCTCCGGCACGACGACCGCGGTGGTGGTGGCCACGGGGCGCGACACCGAGCTGGGCCGCATCTCCCACCTGATGGAGCAGGCCGCCGACCTGAGCACGCCGCTGACGCGGGAGCTCTCACGGCTGGGCCGCGTCATCACGGCGGGCATCGTCCTCATGTCCGGGGTGCTGCTGGGGGTGGGGATGCTGCGCGGGTATCCGTTCAGCGACGCCGTGCTGGTGGCCATCACCCTGGCGGTGGCCGCGATTCCGGAGGGCCTGCCCGCCATCGTCACCATCGCCCTGGCCATTGGCGTGCAGCGCATGGCGGCCCGGCGCGCCGTCATCCGGAAGCTGCCCGCGGTGGAGACGCTGGGCAGCACCACCGTCATCTGCACGGACAAGACGGGCACCCTCACGCGCAATGAGATGACCGTGCAGGCGCTGTGGACCTGGAAGGGGCACTACGCGCTCACCGGCGTGGGCCACACTCCCCGAGGGCAGGTCCTGCGCCACGGGCGCCCGCTGTCGCCGGTGCCGGAGGACGTGTACGCCCTGCTGCTCGCGGGCGTGCTCTGCAACGAAGCCGACCTCCAGCCCCGGGAGGGGCGCTGGGGGATGACCGGCGACCCCACGGAGGGCGCGCTGCTGTTCGCCGCGAAGAAGGGAGGGCTGGGCGTGACGGACCTGCGCGAGCGCCATCCCCGCCTGGACGCCATCCCCTTCGAGTCCGAACACCAGTTCATGGCCACGCTGAACGCGGGCGGCCCGGAGCACCGCGAGCTGTTCCTCAAGGGCGCCCCGGAGGCCGTGCTCCGCCGCTGCGGTCCCCAGACGGACCGGGACGCCGTGCTGGAGCAGGTCGACCGCATGGCCCGGCAGGGGCTGCGCGTGCTCGCGTTCGCGCGCAAGGACGCGCCCCACAGCGAGGCCCTGGCGCCGCACGACGCGGAGGAGGGCTTCACGCTGCTGGGGCTCCAGGGGATGATCGACCCGCCCCGCGAGGAGGCCGTGGCGTCCGTGGAGGCCTGCCACGCCGCCGGCATCCACGTGAAGATGATGACCGGCGACCACCTGGGCACGGCGGAGGCCATCGGGCTCCAGCTGGGCATCCACTCGCCGGAGCACCCGGGGCTCACGGGCGCGCGCCTGGCCGCCCTGAGCGACGCGGAGCTGGGCCGGGCGGTGCGGGACACGAACGTGTTCGCGCGCCTGGCCCCCGAACACAAGCTGCGGCTGGTGCGCGCGCTCCAGGCCCAGGGAGACGTGGTGGCGATGACGGGCGACGGCGTCAACGACGCGCCCGCGCTCAAGCAGGCCAACATCGGCGTGGCCATGGGCATCACCGGCACGGCGGTGTCCCGCGAGGCGGCGGACCTGGTGCTGACGGACGACAACTTCGCGACCATCGTCGCCGCCGTGGAGGAGGGCCGCCGCGTCTACGACAACCTGGTCAAGTCGCTGGCCTTCGTGCTGCCCACCAACCTGGGGCTCGCCCTCATCCTCATGCTGGGCGTGACCTTCTTCCCCCTCCAGGGAGCGGGCGGCGTGCACGAGCCGCTGCTGGCGATGCGCCCCACGCAGCTGCTGTGGATCAACCTGGTGGCCACCGTCACCCTGGCGCTGCCGCTGGCCTTCGAGGCCCGCGAGCGCCACGTCATGCGCCGCCCGCCGCGCGCGCCCGACACGCCGGTGCTCAGCCACTTCGTGGTGATGCGCACCGGCCTCGTCGCGCTGTTGATGGCGGCGGGCGCCATCGGCCTGTTCCTCTGGGAGCTCCAGCGCCAGGGGGGACGCGCCGCCGCCGCCAACGCGCTCGCGCTGGCCGAGGCCCGCACGATGGCGGTCAACACCGTCGTCAGCTTCCAGATCTTCTACCTGTGGCTGTGCCGCACGCTGACCGGCTCCACCCGGGAGGTGGGCTTCTCCAGCAACCGCGCCGTCTTCGTGGGCATCGCGCTGCTGGTGCTGTTGCAGGCGGCCTTCATGTACGTGCCCTTCCTCCAGCGCATCTTCGGCTCCGCGCCGTTGTCGTGGGGGGCCATCGGCCGGTCGGTGCTGGTGGGCGCCGCGGTCCTGCCCATCGTGGGGCTGGAGAAGTGGCTGCGCTCGCGGCGCCGCCCGGCACCCACCCCGCGTTCGAGCCGGAGCACCGCGTGA